In Syntrophotaleaceae bacterium, the DNA window AAGGAGTTCAAGGCCGCGCAGTTGGGAGGACCTTCGGGTGGGTTCGTGCCCGAGGAACATCTCGACCTGCCCATCGACTACGAATCCCTGCAGGGTATCGGCTCCATCATGGGTTCCGGGGGGATGGTCATCCTCGATCAGGACTCCTGCATGATCGACGCGGCCAAGTTTTTCCTTCAGTTCGATCAGGACGAATCGTGCGGACAGTGCGTTCCCTGCAGAAGGGGCCTGCCGCTGATGATCCATTATCTGGAAAAAATCAGCGACGGCAAAGGCGAGATGGAGGATCTGGAGAGCCTCGTCGGTCTGGCGGACTGCATCAAAAAGACCTCGCTGTGCGCTCTGGGGCAGACGGCGGCCAACCCCACCCTAAGCACCCTGCGCTTTTTCCGGGATGAATATGAGGCGCACATAAAGGACAGAAAATGTCCCGCCGGAGTGTGCAAGCCGCTCATTCAGTTTTCCATCGATGCAACCAAATGCGTCGGCTGCGGGGTCTGCAAAAAAGTCTGTCCGGAAAATGCCATCGAGGGTGAGATCGGCAAGGCACACCGGATTTCCTTCGCCAAATGCGTGAAGTGCGGTCTCTGCAAGGATGTCTGTAAATTCGACGCCATCGGCGTTCTCTAGAATCGAGGGACGGATCATGGTCACTATACACATCAACGGCAAACCCTGCATCGCGGAAGAAGGTTCGGTTCTATTGAACGCCTGTGAGGAAAACGGCTTCCCGATTCCCCATCTCTGCCATAAAGAGGGGCTGAGTTCCGTGGGGGTGTGCAGGCTCTGCCTGGTCAAGGTAGAGGGCATGCGCGGGCTGGTGCCCTCCTGTTCCACAAAGGTAACGGACGGAATGAAGGTGACGACGGAAGACGAAGAAATCAACCGGTTTCGTCGGCTCAACCTTGAAATGATCCTGTCCGAACACGAACACAACTGCCTTCTCTGTGAAAGCTGCGGCCGGTGCGAACTGCAGGAACTGGCGTATCGGCTGGATGTGAAGAGCATCCGCTTTCCGGTAAACCAGGAGGTGAGTTCCCTGGATGAATCGAGCGAGGTCATTGTCAGGGACCCCAATCGCTGCATCCTCTGCGGTCGCTGTGTCAGGGCCTGTTCCGAGATCACCGATCGGCAGATCATCGATTTTGCCGATCGCGGGCCGGGTCTGACCATCAATGCCGGATTGCGCGAACCCCTGGGCGAAACCGACTGCAAATCCTGCGGCGCCTGCCTCCAGGCCTGCCCGACCGGGGCGCTGACGGAGAAGCTGGCGCGCTCGCAGGGCCGTACCTGGGAGGTCGAAAAGGTGCAGACGACCTGCACCCATTGCGGCGGCGGCTGCCAGATAGAATTCTGGGCCAGGGACAACAAGCTGATTCGGGCCTATGGGGTGGAGAAGGAGAACACGGACAATCAGGGCCACCTCTGCGTAAAAGGACGATTCGGTTTCGATTTCGTCAACAGTCCCAATCGTCTGACGACTCCGCTCATCAGGAAAAACGGAAAACTCGAACCGGCAGGCTGGGACGAGGCCCTGGATTACGTCGCCGCAAATTTCCAGAGGATCAAGGAGAAATACGGCAGCGACGCGCTCGGCGGCATCGCTTCCGCAAAAACCACCACCGAGGAGGATTATCTTTTCCAGAAATTCATGCGTGCCGCCATCGGCACCAACAATATCGATTTCTGCGTCCGGTTCTGTCACTCGCCCAGCGGCGTGGCGCTCGGCAGGGCCTTCGGCGCCGGGCCGGCGACGAATTCGCCCAGGCTCCTCAAAACAACGGAAGTGGTTTTCGTGACCGGCCTGAACATGACCGAGATGTACCCGGTGTTCGGCGACATGCTGAAACGGAAACTGAAGGAAGGGAAGGTCAAGCTCATCGTCGTGGACCCCCGACGGATCGAGCTCGTCGATTACAGCGATCACTGGCTGCGGCCCAGGCTGGGAACGGACGTTGCCCTGATCAACGGCATGATGAACGTGATTCTGGCGGAGGGGCTCGAGGATGCCGGTTTCATCGCTGAAAGAACCTCCGGCATGGACGAATTGCGCAAGGTCGTGGCGCACTACCCGCCGGAGAAGGTGGAGGAGATCACCGGCGTACCCCAGGAACAGATCATCGCCGCGGCCCGGCTCTACGGCAGAGCTGAGCGCGCCTCCCTGTTCTACGGCATGGGAGTTATCCACAACACCCGAGGAACGGACAATGTGGCCGCGCTCTGCAACCTGGCCCTGCTGACCGGAAACCTGGGCAAGGCCGGCACGGGCGTCAACGGCATCGGCAAGCACAGCAACGGACCGGGTGCCGGTGATACAGGTTGCTCCCCGGTCGCCTATTCGGGGGGACAGCGGGTCGACAATCCGCAGGTCGCCGAAAAATTCGAAAAGGCCTGGGGCGTGCCCCTTTCCCGCAAACCGGGTCTGACCCAATCCGACATGGCGCTCGGCAACGGCCATATCAAAGGCCTGTATGTCGTGGGAGACAACCTGTTGCGAAACAGCCCCAACCTGGGGAAAGCCCGACAGGTTATCGACGCCCTGGATTTTCTCGTGGTTCAGGACATGTTTCTGACCGAAACAGCAGAGGTCGCGGACGTGGTCCTGCCCGCCAGCTCCTTTGCCGAAAAGGACGGCACCTTTACCAGCGGCTACCGCTTGGTGCAGCGGGTGCGGGCGGTCATCGATCCGGTCGGGGAGAGCAGGCCGGATTGGGAGATCATCCGCGAACTCAGCCGGAGGATGGGCTATGCCATGGATTACGCGTCTCCGGCGGACATCATGGACGAGATCGCCTCTCTGACCCCAAGCTATGGCGGCATTTCCTATGACCGCCTCGAAGAGGGGGGACTGCGGATACCCTGCCCGACTAAGGATCATCCCGGCACCGAATTCATGTGGGGGCAAACCTTCAAGACCGACACCGGGAAAGGGAAATTTTTCCCGGCCGAGTACCAGCCGCCGGCGGAGAAGGCCGATGAAGAGTTTCCGTTTATGCTGATCACCGGCAAGGAGCTGTATCATATCCATACCGGAGCCTGCACCCGCCAATCGAAGGCGCTTTTCAACCTGGCGCCGGAGGATATTCTGGAGGTCAACCCGGCCGATGCGGAACGGCTGGGGATCGTCGACGGCGGCAAGGTGAAGCTGCGTTCCCGCAGGGGCAGGTTCGAGATAAAGGTTCAGGTGACCGACCGGGTGCCGGAAGGAACGCTGTTCACGACCTTCCATTCGAGCGACATCAACGTTCTGACATCCGACAGCCTCGATGCTTTGGCCAAGGTCCCTGAACTCAAACTCTGCGCCGTTGCGATGGAAAAGGCCGGATAAAGGGCTTTGCCGGTGGTAACCTGCCGCTATGGGCTGAAGGAGCGACAAAAATAAGGATTTATGGTCAGAGTGAGCAGCTCCGTTTTGAAAGGCAGCACCTGTCGTGCTGCCTTTTTTAATTTTAAGGTTCTTAGAAAAGGCCCAACGTCATTGTGAAAAGAATATTCTTCATGCGGGAATAGAATAGTCTCCAGCCAACCCCGCACTATTCATAAAAAAACCCCAAATCATAGTCTAAGTATTTGTTTTAATTAGTGGTTTTCCTTAGAATATCATTTGGCATTAAAAGTGCTATTTGTAATATTCAAATGGTTGGATGAGTCGATATAATAGTTTCAGACCCCTAAAAAGGAGGCAAAAATGAAACGTATCAAAGCATTAGTGGGAATGATCCTGGCCGCTCTTCTGCTTGCAGGCTGCGCCACGACAGGCACCAGGAGTTCTGATGGTGCGACCGTGAAATGCCCGGCCTGCGGTTACGAGTTCAACACCCCCTCAGAAGCATAAGCCTTAAATGGAACCTTCCTGTGGAGAAAGGCAGCATAACCAGTGCTGCCTTTCTCATGTTCACTTAAATTTAGGGTAACGAGAAAAAACCAGGTCCGGTTTCGGCATCGGCAAAGGTTTTGTGCTGAGGCCGGGAAAGTGCCGGGCACGATCAGACTCAATTCGTACACCGGTCTGCAGTCCTAAAAAGCAGAGGTGCGAACTCGTCGGGCGGGAGCGGCTTGCTGAAGAGATAACCTTGGTAAGCGTCGCACTGGCAGCCCGCGAGCAGATCGAGCTGCTCTCTGGTTTCGACCCCTTCGGCGACCGCCTTGATGCCGAGGCTGCGGGCGATGGCGACGACACCGGCGACCATGGCTGCGGCGCTGGCATCGTGGGTTGCGTCCGTGATGAAGGAGCGGTCGATTTTGAGGTGATCGACAGGGAAGCGCCGCAGGTAGTTGAGACTTGAATAGCCGGTGCCGAAATCGTCCAGGGCCAAGCGGATCCCCAGTTTCTTGAGGTGACGCATGGTTTCGGCGGCGCCGGCGGGGTCGTGCATGATCATGCTCTCGGTGAGTTCCAGTTCCAGCATATCCGCAGACAGTCCTGTTTCCTCCAGAATCGTCCGCACCTGCTCGATCAGACTGGTTTGGCGGAATTGGCGGGCGGAAAGGTTGACCGCCACTTTAATTGGCAGCCCCTTCTCCTGCCAGGCCTTGGCCTGGAAGCAGGCCTCCCGCAGAACCCATTCTCCCAAGGGAACGATCAACCCGGTCTCCTCGGCCAGAGGAATGAAGGAGCCCGGCGGGATTAGACCCTTCTGAGGGTGGCGCCACCGCACCAGGGCCTCGCATCCGGCGATCCGGCCCGACCCTATTTCCACTTTCGGCTGATAGTGAAGGGCGAATTCGCCTCGCTGCAGGGCCCGGGCCAGGTCGGTCTCCAGTTCCAGGGTTCCCTGAATTCTCAAGTTCATGTCTTCCGCAAAGAAGCGGAAAGAGTCCCCCCCTTCCTCCTTGGCTCGATACATGGCGATATCGGCATGGCGCAGCAGGGTCTCCACATTAGCGCCATCCTTGGGATAAAGGCTGATGCCGATACTGGCCGTCACTCGGAGCTCATGCCCCTCCAGCCGAACCGGTTCCGCCAGGGCGTCCCGGATTCGTTTGGCCATCAGGCCGACATCGTCCAACTCGGCTACCTCCGCCAGAGCGATGACGAACTCGTCCCCGCCAAAGCGGCTCACGGTATCACCGGCTCTGACGCAATGATTCAGGCGGGCTGCAACAGTCCGCAGCAAGTCGTCGCCCTGGCTGTGCCCCAAGCTGTCGTTGATCACCTTGAAACGGTCGAGATCGAGCAGCAGGACGGCCACAATTCTCTTGGAACGATCGGCGAAGATCAGGCTCTGCCCCAGTCGATCGGCCAGCAGGTTGCGGTTGGCCAGGTCGGTCAGGGCGTCATGGCTGGCCTGATATTCCAGCTCCTCTTCATAGCGCTTGCGTTCGGTGATGTCCTGGACGGTGCTGATGACGCCGATGATCTCCCCTTTGGTGTTCCGCAAGGGCGCACTCGTGTCCAGGCACCAGCCCGAGAAGCCGGCCGGGGAGTTCAGCCTGAATTCGAGAGGAGCCGGCGTTTTTCCGGCCCTGGCCGACTCGAGCCGCTCGATCAATCCCGTTTCCTGCAGAAACGGCAATGTCTCGGGATGACGGCCGAGATTTTCACTGGCCGGCACCCCGGACAACTGCTCCATGTAGGGATTCCAGACCTGGACACGCAGATCGCGATCGAAGACTATGACACCCTCCCCGGCGCTGTTGATGATCTGCTGGTTGAACCGGCTCGACTCTTCAAGGGCTTCATCGGTTTTCAGTTTGGCGAGAGCGACGGCCACGTAATCGACCATATTTTCCAGCAGGGCGATAGTTTCGGCGGTGAATCGCCCGTTGCGCCGGTCGTTGAACTGGAACAGGCCGAGGGTCTTGCCGTGCAGGCGAAGAGGGATCATGGCCACCGATTCGAAACGCTTGCCGGTGCAGCGGCTGCGGGTTCTGGCCCGTCCTGCATCGATGCTGTTCACCCTCAATTGTGACGAACGGCTGGTCCAGAAACTGCCCCGGGGGGTGAAGTAGGGCTGGGAAGGGTCGAAGTTTCCGTTAAGGACTTGGCAGCACATGCAATCGAGAACAGGGTGTCCGTTCTGGTCGCATTTCAGTTTCCCTTTTTCATCGACGGCGCAGAGGGAATTTTCGGTACGCAAAAATTCTTCCGGAAAACCACGCGTTTCATAATAGGGGAAATCGCTCCCCTCCTGCAGGCGCACCCCGATGGCCTCGCAACCACAGAATCGCTGAAAGAAGGCGGTGAGGCGGCGCATCAGTTCCCGGGTGTCGGCGGCCATGTTGCAGATCCGCAGCATCTCGACCGTGGCTTCGCGGGCATCCTCGGCCTGCTTGCGGTCGGTGATGTCGCTGCCCACGGCCAGGATTTCCGCCACCTCGCCGTTGCAATCGAGGATCGGATTGTTGGTCCAGTTCATCCAGACCCGGCGGCCGTCCCTGCGCAGGTTTTCATTGCGGTTGCTCCGATAGCGTTCCGGGTGATCCACGATCTCCCGCACCAGTTTGGTCAGGTCGGCCCCGCTCGACTCCCGCTCGGGCAGGAGCAGGCCTACGTTCCTGCCGATCACCTCCTCAGCCCGATAACCGAAGAAAGCCTGGGCATACTCGTTGAAGAAGGTGATTGTCCCGTCCCGCGTCCAGCGAATGATGGCGCTGTTGGCCTGCTGCACAAGCTGACGGTATCGCTCCTCGCTTGCGTGCAGGGCCTGTTTGTTTTTCATCCGGATCATGGCCACCGCGACCTGGTCGGTTACGGCTTTCATCAGGGAGAGATCGTCTTCGCTAAAGGTTTCGCGGCTGCGGGTTCCGAAAGAGAGAGTGCCGACAAGCTGTCCTTCAGGACCCAGCAGCGGATGACAGGCATAGGCCTTGATGCCGCAGGAATTGACCAGTTCGGTGCGCTGGTCCCTGGAGGTGGGAATATGTTCGGCGACAATGCGACAGCCGTCCCGCGCGACGCAGCCGCAGATCCCGACCCCATAGTCGAGCCATTCGATCCGCCGGGCGTCCTCCTCGGGAATGCCGGCACAGGCGTTCAGGCGCAGTCTTCCGGGCTGCTCATCTACCAGAAAATTGATGAAGACATGGCAGCCCAACTGTTCCATGACCCTGCGGCAGATCGCATCCACGACCTTTTGGGGGTCGGTTGTCCGCAGGAGCTCTTCGGCGGTCTCTGCCAGCAGTTCGAATCGCTGCAGGCTGCTCTGAAGCTTGTCCTCGGCCTGCTTGCGCTCGGTGATGTCCGCGACCGTGCCGACGAAACTTGTCGCCTTCCGGGCCTCGCCGACGCCCTCGAACGTGGCGATGCCATGGGCTTCTATCCAGCGCACAGAGCCGTCCGGGAGGTTGATGCGGTACTCCGCCTTGTAAGGCTGCGGGCTGACCGGATCGAGGGCCGCCTCCACCTTGGCCCAGACCAAGGGCAGGTCATCCGGGTGAATGCGGGCGAGGATTTCGTCGTTGGGGCGCTGGTAGCCGGTAACTTCGAAGATTTCCTTATAGCGCTTGTCCCAGGAGGCGACTTGTGTGACGGGATCGTAGTGCCACCACCCCAGACGGGCGGCATCCAGGGCCAGCCGCCGCTGCCGGCCGAGCCTTTGGAGCTCCAGTGCCGCCTGTTTGCGCTCGGTGATGTCGCGGCCATAGAGATTGACGTAGCCGCGTTCGGGAATCGGCGCGAAGGCGAAGGAGAAAACGCGCGTACCGCAGCGAATTTCCCTTTCCCGGTTCTTTCCGGTTCTCAGAGCCGCCTCCAGCTCCTCTCGCACAAACTCCGGAACCATTCCCCCGAGGGTGCATTGCCATTGATTCAACAGGGGCTCCGAAGCCCGATTGGCGTACTGCAAGGCGCCATCGGCATTCACCCGCAGAACGGGGAAAGGGTTCTCCTCCGGGAACAGGGCCGTGCTCCGGATCTGGTCCTCGGCGCGCTTCCGATCGGATATATCGACGAGCGTGACGACGATCCCGTCGATACTGCCTTCAGTGGTCCGATAGGGGAGCACCCGCATCAGGAAATGCCTTTGGCCGTCCACGGAGGCCACCTCCCGTTCCACCGGGTCCAGGGATGCAAGCACCGTTCGGGCGTCCTCCGGCAGACCGGCCCAGTCGATGGTGCCCGACAAATGCCGGAAGGGGCGGCCGACATCCGTTTGAATCAGGTTGAAAATACAGGACATCGCCGGGGAAAAGCGCCTGATGGTGAGCTGCCGGTCTAAAAAGATGGTGGCGATCTCCGAACTTATGAACAGGTTTTCCATGTCGCTGTTGGCCCTGTCCAGTTCCTCCACCTTCCCCTGCAACTCCGAATTGACCGTAACCAGCTCTTCGTTCAGGGATTGCAGCTCTTCTTTTGAGGATTCCAGCTCCTCGTTGGTGGACTGAAGCTCCTCGTTGGCCGACATCAATTCCTCGTTGGCCGACATGAAGCCTTCCTGCGAGGTTTCGAGCTGTTCAGCGACCGCCTGAAGTTGCTCATGGGTGATGTGAAGCTGCTCCTCCAGCTGACGGACCAGTTCTTCATTCGACGCGCCATCAATTAACTCGCATGACATACTGACAGGCTCCGCCGGTGAAAGTCCCGGTTCCAGAACCAACATTGCCAAGCGTTCAGAAGGTGTCGAGGACCTGAGGGGTTCGACCAGTACGTTTACCGTCTCCGTTTCCCCGCTGCAGGCCACCTTGACTCCACGGAAGGCAACAGGCTTCTGCTCGCTGAAAGTCTTGTAGATCGCCGCCCGCAGTGCCGGGCGCAGCTCTTCCCGGGCCATTTTCAGAAGGTTTCGGGTCGGTTCGCCCTCCGGCACCTCGAGAAACCGGATTCCCCGGGTGGAGACGTGAACCGTGTCGCAGTTTTCGTTAACGACGATAAAAGGGGGAGAGTAGCGCTCCATAAGGAGCTTTTCCGCGATCTGACCGGGATTGAGTTCAGTGCGGTCCAATGCAGCTCTCGCCGGTTCCAGCCGGAGAAATGGGCGAGTCGGCACCTTGAAAAGGAAAGCCGCTTCTTCACGGCGGCTCCCCTCCCGGCGAAGGAAGAATTTCAATTTTTTGTCCAGGGGAGCAAAGAGATCGGAGCAGCGCCCGACGGTTTCGGCGGCTCCCAGGAAGAGGCAGCCCTGCGGTTTAAGCACCAGATGAAAGAGGGAGATGAGGCGCTGCTGCATGTCGGGGTTGAGATAGATGAGGAAGTTGCGGCAGACCATCAAGTCCAGCCGCGAGAAAGGGGGGTCCTTGATCAGGCTGTGATGGGCGAAGACGACCATCTCCCGCAACTTCTTGGCCACTTGCCAGCGCCCGTCGACTCTGCTGAAAAAGGCCTTGAGCCGCTCCTCACCCACGTCGGCCGCGATATCGTCGGCATACAACCCCGTTCTGGCCTGGGCAATGGCAACTTCATCGATGTCCGTGGCGAAGATCTGCACCTTCACCTCGATCCGCTTCTCCTGCAGGTATTCGCTGATAAGGATGGCGGTGGAATAAACCTCTTCGCCGGTTGCACAGCAGGCGTGCCAGATGCGCACCGGATCCTCGGGGTCACGGCTGTCGAAAAGCCGGGGGATAACCCTGCGACGCAGCGTTTCGAACGCCTCCGGATCGCGAAAGAAGCTGGTGACGCCGATGAGGATCTCCTGCCCGAGTGCCCGGGGCTCCTGGTCGCTGGCCTCAAGCAGGGCGACGTATTGTTTCATCTCCTTCAGATCGTTCACCGCCATCCGCCGCTCGATCCTCCGAAGGACGGTGCTCTTTTTGTAGGAGCAGAAATCATGGCCGGTTTTGGCCTTGACGATGGCAAAAATTGAGTCTAGATCCTCTTCGAGCGCGGTCTCCCGGCCGGCTGCCGTCGGAAGGTGGCCGGGAGGCGAGTCCTTGCCAGAATTGCCGTTTTTTCCCATCCAACAACCCTCCTTCGCTCAGCGGAAAAGGATGCATCTCATTAACAAAAAAACCACTGGCCGCTATGTCAGCGGCGGCAGTGGTTAGGCAGGCGTACGTCGGCTTTAAGGGGTCCGTGCAATGGTTCCCTCCAAAAAATCCATTTGAAACGCTGGTATCGCCAATCTACCCGGAGACCCTGCACAGGTCAAGAATTATGGGCATCCTGATATCATAATCATCAGGGCGAAGTGGAGAAACCGAGCGATAAACGGTAAATTGTCCTGGAAATATACTGGGTGGAGGGCTATATGAAGCGACCGAAAGCAAAAAGGGCGGAGAGTGCTGTAACACTCTCCGCCCGCTTTTCATCCGGAAAACAGTGACCTCAACTCTCCGGAGAAGTAAACTCAACTCCGCAGGTGGAGCATTTGATTAGCGGAGTGCCCTGATGATCGGCATTCACCTGCGGATGTTTTTTCAGGCCGGCCTGCGCAGTGAATTCCACTCCGCAGGTGGAACATTTGATCAACGGGTGTGCCGATGCATGGTCCTGACTGGTTTTCATGTGCTGCTCAGCCAGGGGCATCGAGGTGAATTCAACCCCGCAGGTAGAGCATTTGATCAAAACCTTGGATTCCTCGGTTTGAACCGCTGCCATCGAGTTTGTATTGAACCCAAAGACGAAAAAAGTCGAGACCAGTAATGCTAGAAAAAAGTATTTTAACATTTCTGCCTCCTTGTATACGCGCACCTTAAAGTTTCTAAAGCCCAACGCAAAAGTTCGGCGCGTATTTGTTAATCAATAATATAACATGTTTGACCCATGTCCAGGAGAAGGTCGGACGTTGGCTGAATCTACTGCTGATTCCTCAAGTCCGACAGCTCTTAGAAAATCAGTCGGTATTACACTTGCCATAAAATCACTTC includes these proteins:
- the fdhF gene encoding formate dehydrogenase subunit alpha — encoded protein: MVTIHINGKPCIAEEGSVLLNACEENGFPIPHLCHKEGLSSVGVCRLCLVKVEGMRGLVPSCSTKVTDGMKVTTEDEEINRFRRLNLEMILSEHEHNCLLCESCGRCELQELAYRLDVKSIRFPVNQEVSSLDESSEVIVRDPNRCILCGRCVRACSEITDRQIIDFADRGPGLTINAGLREPLGETDCKSCGACLQACPTGALTEKLARSQGRTWEVEKVQTTCTHCGGGCQIEFWARDNKLIRAYGVEKENTDNQGHLCVKGRFGFDFVNSPNRLTTPLIRKNGKLEPAGWDEALDYVAANFQRIKEKYGSDALGGIASAKTTTEEDYLFQKFMRAAIGTNNIDFCVRFCHSPSGVALGRAFGAGPATNSPRLLKTTEVVFVTGLNMTEMYPVFGDMLKRKLKEGKVKLIVVDPRRIELVDYSDHWLRPRLGTDVALINGMMNVILAEGLEDAGFIAERTSGMDELRKVVAHYPPEKVEEITGVPQEQIIAAARLYGRAERASLFYGMGVIHNTRGTDNVAALCNLALLTGNLGKAGTGVNGIGKHSNGPGAGDTGCSPVAYSGGQRVDNPQVAEKFEKAWGVPLSRKPGLTQSDMALGNGHIKGLYVVGDNLLRNSPNLGKARQVIDALDFLVVQDMFLTETAEVADVVLPASSFAEKDGTFTSGYRLVQRVRAVIDPVGESRPDWEIIRELSRRMGYAMDYASPADIMDEIASLTPSYGGISYDRLEEGGLRIPCPTKDHPGTEFMWGQTFKTDTGKGKFFPAEYQPPAEKADEEFPFMLITGKELYHIHTGACTRQSKALFNLAPEDILEVNPADAERLGIVDGGKVKLRSRRGRFEIKVQVTDRVPEGTLFTTFHSSDINVLTSDSLDALAKVPELKLCAVAMEKAG
- a CDS encoding EAL domain-containing protein; protein product: MGKNGNSGKDSPPGHLPTAAGRETALEEDLDSIFAIVKAKTGHDFCSYKKSTVLRRIERRMAVNDLKEMKQYVALLEASDQEPRALGQEILIGVTSFFRDPEAFETLRRRVIPRLFDSRDPEDPVRIWHACCATGEEVYSTAILISEYLQEKRIEVKVQIFATDIDEVAIAQARTGLYADDIAADVGEERLKAFFSRVDGRWQVAKKLREMVVFAHHSLIKDPPFSRLDLMVCRNFLIYLNPDMQQRLISLFHLVLKPQGCLFLGAAETVGRCSDLFAPLDKKLKFFLRREGSRREEAAFLFKVPTRPFLRLEPARAALDRTELNPGQIAEKLLMERYSPPFIVVNENCDTVHVSTRGIRFLEVPEGEPTRNLLKMAREELRPALRAAIYKTFSEQKPVAFRGVKVACSGETETVNVLVEPLRSSTPSERLAMLVLEPGLSPAEPVSMSCELIDGASNEELVRQLEEQLHITHEQLQAVAEQLETSQEGFMSANEELMSANEELQSTNEELESSKEELQSLNEELVTVNSELQGKVEELDRANSDMENLFISSEIATIFLDRQLTIRRFSPAMSCIFNLIQTDVGRPFRHLSGTIDWAGLPEDARTVLASLDPVEREVASVDGQRHFLMRVLPYRTTEGSIDGIVVTLVDISDRKRAEDQIRSTALFPEENPFPVLRVNADGALQYANRASEPLLNQWQCTLGGMVPEFVREELEAALRTGKNREREIRCGTRVFSFAFAPIPERGYVNLYGRDITERKQAALELQRLGRQRRLALDAARLGWWHYDPVTQVASWDKRYKEIFEVTGYQRPNDEILARIHPDDLPLVWAKVEAALDPVSPQPYKAEYRINLPDGSVRWIEAHGIATFEGVGEARKATSFVGTVADITERKQAEDKLQSSLQRFELLAETAEELLRTTDPQKVVDAICRRVMEQLGCHVFINFLVDEQPGRLRLNACAGIPEEDARRIEWLDYGVGICGCVARDGCRIVAEHIPTSRDQRTELVNSCGIKAYACHPLLGPEGQLVGTLSFGTRSRETFSEDDLSLMKAVTDQVAVAMIRMKNKQALHASEERYRQLVQQANSAIIRWTRDGTITFFNEYAQAFFGYRAEEVIGRNVGLLLPERESSGADLTKLVREIVDHPERYRSNRNENLRRDGRRVWMNWTNNPILDCNGEVAEILAVGSDITDRKQAEDAREATVEMLRICNMAADTRELMRRLTAFFQRFCGCEAIGVRLQEGSDFPYYETRGFPEEFLRTENSLCAVDEKGKLKCDQNGHPVLDCMCCQVLNGNFDPSQPYFTPRGSFWTSRSSQLRVNSIDAGRARTRSRCTGKRFESVAMIPLRLHGKTLGLFQFNDRRNGRFTAETIALLENMVDYVAVALAKLKTDEALEESSRFNQQIINSAGEGVIVFDRDLRVQVWNPYMEQLSGVPASENLGRHPETLPFLQETGLIERLESARAGKTPAPLEFRLNSPAGFSGWCLDTSAPLRNTKGEIIGVISTVQDITERKRYEEELEYQASHDALTDLANRNLLADRLGQSLIFADRSKRIVAVLLLDLDRFKVINDSLGHSQGDDLLRTVAARLNHCVRAGDTVSRFGGDEFVIALAEVAELDDVGLMAKRIRDALAEPVRLEGHELRVTASIGISLYPKDGANVETLLRHADIAMYRAKEEGGDSFRFFAEDMNLRIQGTLELETDLARALQRGEFALHYQPKVEIGSGRIAGCEALVRWRHPQKGLIPPGSFIPLAEETGLIVPLGEWVLREACFQAKAWQEKGLPIKVAVNLSARQFRQTSLIEQVRTILEETGLSADMLELELTESMIMHDPAGAAETMRHLKKLGIRLALDDFGTGYSSLNYLRRFPVDHLKIDRSFITDATHDASAAAMVAGVVAIARSLGIKAVAEGVETREQLDLLAGCQCDAYQGYLFSKPLPPDEFAPLLFRTADRCTN